The genome window CCGGCAAAACACGCAGCCTGAACTATTTCATGGCCCATCCGGACGAATTCTATCTAGTGGACCTGCCGGGCTACGGCTATGCGAAGTGTTCCAAGTCCGAACGGCAGAAATGGGCAAAACTCATTGAAAAATACATGGCCGACAACCCTTGGCTCAAGGCCGTGGCCGTGCTCATCGACTGCAGGCTCACCCCGCAGAAGCTGGATATCGAAATGACATCCTACCTGCGCCACATGGGCATCCCCATCATCCCCATCCTGACCAAGGCCGACAAGATCAAGCAGAAGGATCGCGCCAAGATCCAGAAGCAGTGGCAGGACCTGCTCCAGCAGGACAAACTCCCCCTGCTCGTTTCCAGCAAAACCGGCATGAACCGGGAAAAGCTCTGGAACATCCTGGCCGAAGCGGCCCAGGAATAATCACGCCCGTCGCAGGGGCAATATCCCCAGCCAGTCCTTGATCCAGGCCTCGAACCTGGGGTTGCCGACCCAAAGCAGCCTCAGGGAGGCCAGCGCAGCCATGACCACGTTGGCGAACCAGGCACCCACAAAAGGCGGCAATATTCCTTTCTGCCCTGCGGAAACACCAACGACGTACAGTCCGTAATGGACGAAAATAAGCGCCAGCGCCAACCCCACGTTGGCGTACATGTTTTCGGAAAAGGAAAGCAGGGCCAGCCCCATCAAGGCCATGACCACCAGGGTGAACGAATAGGCCCACTTGGAATGCCACACCGTTCGGAGATCCTCAACATTGGAGCCGGACGCCTCCAGCCTCTTGATGAGTTCGGAAAGCTCCCACAGGGGCATGAGCCCCTGCTCCCTGTTGGCCTCGGCGGCCCGGAAGGCCTGAAGATTCTGGCGTACGGGGAGAAACAGGGACAAACGCTCAATATTTTCAAAGCTGCGGGTATCCATTTCCCGTACCCCGAGCAGTCCCCAGCCGTTTTCATCCACCAGCGCCTTCTCCGCCTTGATGATCCGAATCATGCGCTGGCTGTCCATTTCGAACTCATACACGGTGATTCCCGTTGCGCGGCTTCGCGAGGGGAATGCCTCTTCGGCCTGGACGATATACGGGCCATCGCTGAACCACAGATTCTTGATCTTGACTTCGTCCAATTGTGTTTTGCGAACATCCTCCTTCCAGATGCGACTGGCCTCCTGAGCGCCATAAACAGCCACATACTGGGAAAAAAGAAACTGCCCGCAACTCCAGATCAAGGCATAAAACACGAAAAAACGCACGAACCAGTTCAGGGAAACGCCTCCGGCGCGCAGGGCCACGATCTCCCTGCTCCGATTCATGACACCCATCTGAATGACAATTGCCAACAGAAAAACCGCCGGAATAATCTGGGTGAAGATAAGCGGAACCTTGACTCCGTAATAATACAGAATTTCAAACACCCCCAGACCGGCCTCCATGAAATCATCCAGCCGATCGAATAAATCCGCCAACAGATAAATGCACGTCCCCACCGTCAGACTGGCGAACAGAAAAAACAGGTTCAGGCGGGTGCAGTACCGTTCAAGAGTCCCAAAACGAAGAAAACCGATCACGATTCAGCCCTCTTTGCACGCCAATGTTCTATCAAGGTTACCAGAGGGATGGTCTTCTCCATATTTGCGTAATAAATTCCAACCCAAGCGATTATGGCAAAAAGAATGTTGGGCAGCCATAATCCGATATACGGCGAAAGAGTTCCGGCCTCTCCCAATCCGGTACCCACGGAAAAGAGGGAATAATAAACCAGAAAAAGTCCCATGGAGAGCATCAGGCCGTACTGCTGCCGCAACCCGCGAAAAACACTGGCGATAGGGAAGGCAAACATGCCCAGGATCAGGCAGCCGAACGGCAAGGCCCAACGCTTGACGAATTCGGTCTCCAGCTTTCGGGCATAGTTGGTATCATGCAACATCCTGTCATTAGGAGTGCGATACAACTCCCACAAATCAAAGAAGGACATCTCCTTGGGCTTGTCCCGGTCGAAACTGAAGCCGCCCAGCAGCTTGCCGAGAGGCAGGCGCACCTTGTACCTGCCGAACTGCAGAATATTCAACTCGTCTCCATGCTGCCGGAAGATGCGTCCATTGCGAAAGACAATGCCGACCTCGCCTTCCTTGGGATTGGTTTCCACCCTTCCGTAGGGGGCCACGATCACCACTGAGGTATCCTTCAGGGTCCTATCCTCCACAAACACGAAACGCATTTCGCCCTTCTCGCTGTCCACCTGCTTGGCATAAAAGGTCAGGTTCGGGAAGTCGCGGTTGAATACGCCGGCCTGGATGGCCAGCTTGGAACGCGTCCGCGCGTATTCAACGATCTTGGCCTTGAACATATCCATGCCCCAGGAAACGCCCACAAAGGACACCACAAAGGTAAGCACCGTGCATAGCAGGCTGAAGGCCAGCGGCGCTGGAAGCAGCTGATACAGACTGACGCCGTTCGCTTTGAGCGCGATGGCCTCGTTGTCGGTATTCATGCGCAAGAACACGAGAAACACGCTGAGCATGCAGGCGATGGGCGTGATGAGCAGCATGAAAAAGGGGCACAGGAAGATGAACAGCTGGAGCAAATCCATGATGCCCAGGTTCTGGGACATGAACAGCTCGCGCAGCTGCAGCATGCGTCCCATGATGATGAGCCCCAGCAGACAGCAGACACTGAGCCCGAAGATGCTCAGCAATTCCTTGAAAATATTACGATGAACGAGTTTCACTGTATGGTGCGTCAGGCCTTCTTGTTCTGCTTGAAAAAGCGTTCGAGAAATTCCATGTCCCTGGGACTGAGATTGAATTGCATGCCCGCCAGCTCCAGGAGTTGTTGCAGGGGCTTGTCCACACTCGGATCTTCCTGCATCTCGCAAATCCACTTCACGGCTTTCCTGGTCAACTCGCTCTGAGGCATGATGGTCGGCGGCATGGGAATCTCCTTTCTCTTCTGTGTGTGGGCCTGAAATACATCAGGTTCCGAGGGGTTGCAAGGAACGTCGGCATGAGCTACCCCCTAAACGTCAAACATTTCACCCTGAGGATACGCATACATGATGAATTGGTATATAGCCGTAATTCTCGGCATCGTTGAAGGAATCACCGAATTCCTGCCCATTTCCAGCACCGGCCACCTGATCATCACGGGCCATCTGCTGGATTTCACCGGCCCCAAGGCCGAAACCTTCGAGATTGTCATCCAGCTCGGGGCCATCCTGGCCGTGGTCCAGCTCTACTGGCGGCAGTTCCTGGGCCTGCTTCGCCACGACCCGGCGCATGCCTTTTCCGGCCTGCGCGGCATCTGGATGCTCATGCTCACCAGTTTTCCCGCCTGCGTGGTGGGTCTTCTGGCCCATTCCTACATCAAGGCCAACCTGTTCGGCCCCGTCACCGTGTCCTGGGCTCTCGGCTTCGGCGCTCTCATGATCCTGGGCGTGGAGATGCTCCGCAAAAAGGAAACCGCGGCAAGCCTGGACGAGATCACCCCCATGCAAGCCCTGGGCATCGGCTGCTTTCAGTGCCTGGCCCTGTGGCCCGGCTTTTCCCGCTCCGCCGCCACGATCATGGGCGGCATGATCCTGGGCGCCCGGCGCGGCGTCGCCGCGGAATATTCCTTTATCGCGGCCGTCCCCATCATGTTCCTGGCCACGGGATACGACTTCCTGAAAAGCTATCATCTCTTTGCCCGGGAGGATCTCTATTTCATCGCCGTCGGCTTTTTCACCTCCTATGTCGCCGCATGGCTCGCCGTGAAGGGTTTTATCTATCTTCTCGGAAGGATGACGCTGCGACCCTTTGCTTTCTACCGGCTGGCCTTGGCTCCGCTGGTTTACTTCTTCTGGGCAGGATAAAAATTTCAAAAAAAATCTTAATTTTCCCTTGCCAAGCTCCGTGAGAATCGATAAATACGGCTTCCGCTTCGGCGCAAAAGTGTGGCGGGGTAGCTCAGATGGTCAGAGCATGCGGCTCATATCCGCAGAGTCGGGGGTTCAATTCCCTCCCCCGCTACCACACTGAAAGATCCAGGCCTGCACCAGCAGGCCTTTTTCTTTGGCAAAAGGAAAGCCAAACCCCGGCTTCCTGCTTGCCAAACAGGTTCCAGGCCTTATATAGGTCCTGAAACAAGGTTCTTTGACATGGGGGCGCTCTGGTTTCGACGGGGATGGTTGAAGCCAAGGTTGCAGGTCGAGGTTGGTCGATGGCCTCGTAAAAATCGACCACACAATAAATGCTAACGATGATTACGCATACGCAATGGCTGCTTAATTGCAGAGTTGCACCTGACGACTAGATCGTCACGATTCCCGGGCCGACGCCCTATACGTCCGAAGAATCGCCAACTCATAGGGATAGCATCATCCGTCCGTTCGCCGCGCATGATGTGAAACTATTAGGAGAACTGGCTTTCCGGCTGTTTGGGCAGGGGCTACCCGGAAAGTAAGATTTATTCCTGTCCTAAGCCTGTAGACGCCTTGAGTGGAGCATTCTCGGACGCGGGTTCGATTCCCGCCGCCTCCACCAGACCCCATGATGAACAAAGCCCCGGCCTTTTGGCCGGGGCTTTTCATTTGATCTCGATAAAATTTGATCGAGAACATGAAATTCTGAAGCACGGGCCGGAAAAGTGAGAAATCAAGCAGACCGGCGGCAATCCCCTGTCCCTTGCTCCACCCCTCGGCCAACAAGAGTTTCTAAAACACTCATGTTTCCAGCTTCGACTGTGGAAAAAAGGAATTCTCCCCGCTAACCCCGCTAAATCAAACTTCCTTCTCTCCCGTGAATCGAATAGCCTCCCCGGAACCATCTTCCACCAATCCGCATGAGGGCTGCATGCGCAAGCTAGTATATAATTTCATCATTCTGTTGCTGCTTTCCCCTGCTCCGGCACTGGCGGAAGACCAAACCGTCACCTTTGCCCTGTTCGCCCGGGGATGGCCGCCTTTCGAGATGATGGAGGACGGAGAGCCCCGGGGCATGGCCTACGAAATATTCAAAGCCATTCTTCCCGCCGGGATCAGGCCCGCACTGGAAGTCAATCCGGCCCCGCGCAAAAGACTCTACAGCCCGTCCCTGCCGGTCTACTCGCGCCTGGAATGCCCCAAGTGGATGACGCGCAAGAAAGTTTATCTCTGGACGGAGCCAGTTCTCACCCTGAACAATGTCCTCTACTCTCCCGCCAACCGCCCTTTGGAATACCACGGCCTGGAAAGCCTGGAGGGCAAGACCATCGGATGCATAAAACACTATGTGTATCCTTCGATCAAACCGCTTTTTGAGGCGGGAAAGGCCAAACGCTACGATGTGAACAGCGAGCAGGTCCTGCTGCGCATGCTCAAGGCCGGACGCATCGACGCCGCGGTCATGGATTCAATGGTTACGGAATGGATCGTCGGCAACATGGCCGATGTGGACCCCAGGGATCTTCATGTTGCGGCCACCCCAATAAACAAGGCGCAGCTCCGCTTTGCCTTCAACAACGCCCCCGGCTGGAAAAAGCACCTGCCGGAAATCAATGCCCGCATCGCAACCATCAAGAAGAACGGGACCCTGAAGGCAATCCTGGAACAATATAAATAGCCCCCAACGCCATCGAGCTTCCCCACCCTCCGCACTTCCTGACGAACCACCGAATTATCATCCGCTCTCCACGGGAAATACGCTACTGTCGGCAGCAAACCCACGGAGGACCAGCATGATAAAAACAATTTCCACGCTGCTGATTTCCCTGCTCTGCCTTGCGGTCGCGGCCTCGACCATGGCCGGGGACCAATTCGACAAGACCGCCATCGGCCCCTATGCCAAGTACTGCGACGGCTTTGGCATGCCCGGCGCCACGGGCCAGGGGTATGTTTCCGTGCTCAAGGTTTCCACGGGCGTGGTGCAGAAAAACGACGACGCCCTGGTGGACGGCATCGTGGCCTATGACCGCGCCGAGGCCAACGACGCTTACATCGGCCAGATCAACATGGAGACTGCCTCCTCCTTCAACGGGCTCAACGGAAGCATCTGGGGGTATGACCTGGCCGTGGCCGAGGACATCAGGGACAAGAAGGAAAAGCCCCTGTTCATGCTCAAGCAGTATGACGGCTCCTCCATCCCGGTCTACGACGCCAAGCCCCTGCTCCAGGCCGGGGAAAGCCTTTTCGGCACGGCAAAGGCCCGGCGCTTTCCTCCCGCTCCCGGGGCGCATGTCATCTGCGCCAACAAGAGCGTGACCACCTACCGCCCCAAACAGGGCAAACCCGACAAGACCAGGGGCGAGGCCTACGGGGTCTGGTCCTACATCGCCATAGCCATTGCCAAGGACAGGACCAGGGACGCCAGCCTGTTCATCGAGGACGCCGGAATCTGGGACAAGAACGCCAACGAGCAGGACCTGCTGCAATACCTCGACGAACACCGCAAAACCGTGGTCTGGTCCGTGGGCGCCTGCGGCGAGGATCAAAGCGTCCTCTACGACCGCGTTTACATCGGCTACGCGCACACCATGATGAAACCGGGCGAGATCGGCACCGGCCTGACCGTGGCTCCCTATGTCGTGCTGGCGAGAAACGCCGTACCAGGCGGAAATTTCCAGAGCCTGTACTCGTTGAGCCTCAAGGAATGGGAAAAGAAAATGGGATTCTGACAGGAAGGAGAAAGCCCAGGCCAGGACGGTCAGGGCTTTTCATTCAAGCCGATGTAAAATCCATACCCGGGAAGCTGGACAGCCCCACCTTGAGCGGCCCCGTTTTTGTCGCCAAACGCTTCCAGCCGGATCTGCTCCAGCCATCGGTATTCCTCCGGCAAAGGGAATGAACACGCTTCCGCGCTGAAATTGGCGGCCACGAAAAGACGCTCGTCTTTCAGAATCCGCGCAAAGGCCCATACGGAATCATCCTGGCGCAATTCCTCGTATGCGCCCACGGACAAGGCGGGATGCTCCCTGCGCAGCCGGATCATGGCCCGCAGCAGGTGAAGGGTGCTCATCGGGTCGGCCTGGGAACGATCCAGGGAGGAAGCGCCGCGCATGGGCAGCCACGGCTCGGTTCCGGAATTGAATCCCATGTTTCTGGCCGTGCCGTCCCAGGGAAAGGGAGTGCGGCATCCGTCCCGGCCCTTGTAGTCGGGCCAGAAAGCCTTGCCGAACGGGTCCCGGATTTCCTCGAACGCCAGTTCGGCCTGTTCCATGTCCAGTTCATCGCCATAATAAAGAACCGGCGTGCCCCGCATGCAGAGAAGCACCAGCTGCAGGGTGCGATAGAGCTCACCGCACCCCGGATAGCGGCTCGCCAGCCTCGTGGAGTCATGATTGCCCAGGGACCAGCAAGGCCAGGAATTCCCTCCTTCCTCCATGAGCCGCACGATTTCGGCGAACCACTTCGGCGAAGGTGTCCGGGTGAGCATGGCAAAGGTGTAGGCCATGTGCAGCCTGTCCGGCTGGCGGCAATAGCTGGCGGCCTTCCTGATGTAGGACTCCAGGTCACGGACGATGCCCACCTCGCCCAAGGACACCACACCATCCTTTTCGTCCAGCACGCTGCGCAGGAATTCCAGGTTTTCAATATTTTCGGGGCGATCCGAGCAATAGATCCTGGCGTGGCCGCACCAGGGATTGGTCTTCTCCGAGTCACCGAGCGCCGCCAGCTCGTAATCGCGCGGCGGCTCGGGACGGAGCCTGCGGTCGTAGGCATAGTGATCGACGGCGTCAAAGCGGAATCCGTCCACCCCCCGGTCCATCCAGAACCGGACCACACCGGCCAGTGCTTCGCGAACCTTGGCGCTATACC of Salidesulfovibrio onnuriiensis contains these proteins:
- the yihA gene encoding ribosome biogenesis GTP-binding protein YihA/YsxC, coding for MNRTLEIVKTIYEISQLEPMEAPQVALAGRSNVGKSSLVNCLGGRKGLAKISSTPGKTRSLNYFMAHPDEFYLVDLPGYGYAKCSKSERQKWAKLIEKYMADNPWLKAVAVLIDCRLTPQKLDIEMTSYLRHMGIPIIPILTKADKIKQKDRAKIQKQWQDLLQQDKLPLLVSSKTGMNREKLWNILAEAAQE
- a CDS encoding LptF/LptG family permease, which produces MIGFLRFGTLERYCTRLNLFFLFASLTVGTCIYLLADLFDRLDDFMEAGLGVFEILYYYGVKVPLIFTQIIPAVFLLAIVIQMGVMNRSREIVALRAGGVSLNWFVRFFVFYALIWSCGQFLFSQYVAVYGAQEASRIWKEDVRKTQLDEVKIKNLWFSDGPYIVQAEEAFPSRSRATGITVYEFEMDSQRMIRIIKAEKALVDENGWGLLGVREMDTRSFENIERLSLFLPVRQNLQAFRAAEANREQGLMPLWELSELIKRLEASGSNVEDLRTVWHSKWAYSFTLVVMALMGLALLSFSENMYANVGLALALIFVHYGLYVVGVSAGQKGILPPFVGAWFANVVMAALASLRLLWVGNPRFEAWIKDWLGILPLRRA
- a CDS encoding substrate-binding periplasmic protein; this translates as MRKLVYNFIILLLLSPAPALAEDQTVTFALFARGWPPFEMMEDGEPRGMAYEIFKAILPAGIRPALEVNPAPRKRLYSPSLPVYSRLECPKWMTRKKVYLWTEPVLTLNNVLYSPANRPLEYHGLESLEGKTIGCIKHYVYPSIKPLFEAGKAKRYDVNSEQVLLRMLKAGRIDAAVMDSMVTEWIVGNMADVDPRDLHVAATPINKAQLRFAFNNAPGWKKHLPEINARIATIKKNGTLKAILEQYK
- a CDS encoding alpha-amylase family glycosyl hydrolase — translated: MSDASWWKQAVFYQIYPRSFYDADNDGVGDLRGIIEKLDYLNDGRGGGLGIDAIWISPFFPSPMADFGYDVSDYTAIHPIFGSLDDFDVLVSEAHARGIRVMIDLVFNHSSDQHPWFRESRRSRGNPKADWYVWADPGDDGEPPNNWLSVFGGSAWAYEPARDQYYLHSFLKEMPDLNWYSAKVREALAGVVRFWMDRGVDGFRFDAVDHYAYDRRLRPEPPRDYELAALGDSEKTNPWCGHARIYCSDRPENIENLEFLRSVLDEKDGVVSLGEVGIVRDLESYIRKAASYCRQPDRLHMAYTFAMLTRTPSPKWFAEIVRLMEEGGNSWPCWSLGNHDSTRLASRYPGCGELYRTLQLVLLCMRGTPVLYYGDELDMEQAELAFEEIRDPFGKAFWPDYKGRDGCRTPFPWDGTARNMGFNSGTEPWLPMRGASSLDRSQADPMSTLHLLRAMIRLRREHPALSVGAYEELRQDDSVWAFARILKDERLFVAANFSAEACSFPLPEEYRWLEQIRLEAFGDKNGAAQGGAVQLPGYGFYIGLNEKP
- the hdcA gene encoding histidine decarboxylase, pyruvoyl type — its product is MIKTISTLLISLLCLAVAASTMAGDQFDKTAIGPYAKYCDGFGMPGATGQGYVSVLKVSTGVVQKNDDALVDGIVAYDRAEANDAYIGQINMETASSFNGLNGSIWGYDLAVAEDIRDKKEKPLFMLKQYDGSSIPVYDAKPLLQAGESLFGTAKARRFPPAPGAHVICANKSVTTYRPKQGKPDKTRGEAYGVWSYIAIAIAKDRTRDASLFIEDAGIWDKNANEQDLLQYLDEHRKTVVWSVGACGEDQSVLYDRVYIGYAHTMMKPGEIGTGLTVAPYVVLARNAVPGGNFQSLYSLSLKEWEKKMGF
- a CDS encoding undecaprenyl-diphosphate phosphatase; this encodes MMNWYIAVILGIVEGITEFLPISSTGHLIITGHLLDFTGPKAETFEIVIQLGAILAVVQLYWRQFLGLLRHDPAHAFSGLRGIWMLMLTSFPACVVGLLAHSYIKANLFGPVTVSWALGFGALMILGVEMLRKKETAASLDEITPMQALGIGCFQCLALWPGFSRSAATIMGGMILGARRGVAAEYSFIAAVPIMFLATGYDFLKSYHLFAREDLYFIAVGFFTSYVAAWLAVKGFIYLLGRMTLRPFAFYRLALAPLVYFFWAG
- the lptF gene encoding LPS export ABC transporter permease LptF, translated to MKLVHRNIFKELLSIFGLSVCCLLGLIIMGRMLQLRELFMSQNLGIMDLLQLFIFLCPFFMLLITPIACMLSVFLVFLRMNTDNEAIALKANGVSLYQLLPAPLAFSLLCTVLTFVVSFVGVSWGMDMFKAKIVEYARTRSKLAIQAGVFNRDFPNLTFYAKQVDSEKGEMRFVFVEDRTLKDTSVVIVAPYGRVETNPKEGEVGIVFRNGRIFRQHGDELNILQFGRYKVRLPLGKLLGGFSFDRDKPKEMSFFDLWELYRTPNDRMLHDTNYARKLETEFVKRWALPFGCLILGMFAFPIASVFRGLRQQYGLMLSMGLFLVYYSLFSVGTGLGEAGTLSPYIGLWLPNILFAIIAWVGIYYANMEKTIPLVTLIEHWRAKRAES